The proteins below come from a single Candidatus Neomarinimicrobiota bacterium genomic window:
- a CDS encoding S8 family serine peptidase, which translates to MYTHNEPNMEVILEENARRRGVISTNKGGGTTSKSGTSMAAPHVAGLLLFGVINSDGFACGDPDGDPDAIAYQ; encoded by the coding sequence TTGTACACTCATAACGAACCAAACATGGAGGTTATCTTAGAGGAGAATGCGAGGCGGAGAGGTGTTATTTCTACCAATAAGGGCGGTGGAACTACTTCAAAGAGCGGAACGTCAATGGCGGCGCCGCATGTTGCGGGCTTGCTATTATTTGGAGTGATAAACTCCGACGGCTTTGCTTGCGGCGACCCGGATGGTGATCCGGATGCCATAGCGTA